Proteins encoded in a region of the Anas acuta chromosome 13, bAnaAcu1.1, whole genome shotgun sequence genome:
- the ZC3H12B gene encoding probable ribonuclease ZC3H12B, producing MTAWSMVGKLKMEKRHSREDRNVEQDAGECSAESEEWTSSESEPEQPYFRSSCSNIQWREKEVSTKPHRPLCRSPCLDRPSFSQSSITQDLKLDECKTSLDKEYQAKMDFALKLGYAGDQIQAVLNKLGADALINDVLAELVRLGNKSESEGQNSASSTTSTLVPRGPCPKEIASPELSLEDEVVDNSDNLRPIVIDGSNVAMSHGNKEGFSCRGIQLAVDWFLEKGHKDITVFVPAWRKEQSRPDAPITDQEILRKLEKEKILVFTPSRRVQGRRVVCYDDRFIVKLAFDSDGIIVSNDNYRDLQNEKPEWKKFIEERLLMYSFVNDKFMPPDDPLGRHGPSLENFLRKRPVIPEHKKQPCPYGKKCTYGHKCKYYHPERANQPQRSVADELRISAKLSAVKTMSEGALAKCGTGPSSSKGEISSEVKRIAPKRQSDPSIRSVAVEPEEKLTVARKSEASSVPSLVSALSVPTLPPPKSHAAGALNTRSASSPVPGSSQFTHQKSSLEHMSSVQYPPILVTNSHGTSVSYTDQYPKYESLGDHGYYSLLSDFSNLSVSSMHNTDYYGADTDQGMYSRNSSPCPDNCLSHTSNDSYSSYNDLYLGVADASPEDNVKIHRLPSQNRLQPFSHGYHEALNRVQSYGTEEPKQSLRKQSVSHLGLHAQHPVVGARSSCPGEYPVPQNIHPSTAQPSRALVMTRMDSISDSRLYESNPARQRRPPLCREQHASWDPLPCASDSYTYHSYPLSNNLMQPCYEPVMVRSMPEKMEQLWRNPWIGICGEPREPHIIPEHQYQTYKNLCNIFPPSIVLSVMEKNPHMTDAQQLAAMIVAKLRTGR from the exons ATGACGGCCTGGTCCATGGTAGGGAAGCTGAAAATGGAGAAGAGGCACTCCAGAGAAGACAGAAACGTGGAACAAGATGCTGGGGAATGCAGTGCTGAATCCGAGGAATGGACGAGTTCAGAAAGTGAACCTGAGCAACCATACTTCAGAAGCAGCTGTAGCAATATTCAGtggagagaaaaggaggtttccactaaaccacatcGGCCACTCTGTCGCTCCCCTTGTTTGGATCGCCCAAGTTTTTCACAGAGCAGTATCACACAAGACCTGAAGCTAGACGAATGCAAAACGAGTTTGGACAAGGAATACCAAGCTAAAATGgattttgctttaaaacttgGGTATGCAGGAGATCAGATCCAGGCTGTACTGAATAAACTGGGAGCAGATGCGCTCATCAATGATGTTCTGGCTGAACTTGTGAGACTTGGCAACAAAAGTGAATCAGAAGGACAGAACAGTGCCAGCAGTACCACTAGTACTCTGGTGCCAAGAGGCCCTTGTCCAAAGGAAATAGCAAGCCCTGAATTGTCACTTGAAGATGAAGTTGTGGATAACAGTGATAACTTGAGGCCAATCGTCATTGATGGAAGCAATGTGGCTATGAG ccatGGAAATAAAGAAGGATTTTCCTGTCGAGGAATTCAACTAGCTGTTGATTGGTTTCTGGAAAAAGGACATAAAGATATCACTGTGTTTGTACCTGCATGGAGAAAAGAACAGTCTCGACCTGATGCACCAATTACAG ATCAAGAAATCTTACGTAaattggagaaagaaaaaattcttgTTTTCACCCCATCTCGAAGAGTTCAAGGAAGAAGAGTAGTTTGCTATGATGACCGATTCATAGTAAAACTTGCTTTTGACTCAGATGGCATCATTGTATCAAATGACAACTATAGGGATCTTCAGAACGAAAAACCAGAATGGAAGAAGTTCATAGAGGAGCGACTGCTAATGTATTCTTTTGTGAATGacaa ATTTATGCCTCCTGATGATCCTTTAGGACGTCATGGTCCAAGCCTTGAAAATTTCTTAAGGAAAAGGCCAGTTATTCCTGAACATAAAAAACAACCGTGTCCTTATG GTAAAAAGTGCACCTATGGGCACAAATGTAAATATTACCACCCAGAACGGGCAAACCAACCTCAAAGGTCAGTAGCGGATGAGCTTCGGATAAGTGCCAAATTATCTGCTGTGAAAACTATGAGTGAGGGAGCCTTGGCCAAATGTGGCACAGGGCCATCCAGCTCCAAAGGAGAGATCAGTTCTGAAGTGAAACGCATTGCCCCCAAACGCCAGTCAGATCCAAGCATTAGATCAGTAGCTGTGGAGCCTGAGGAAAAGTTAACAGTAGCCCGCAAGTCTGAGGCCAGCTCTGTCCCGTCTCTGGTTTCTGCATTAAGTGTACCAACGCTCCCTCCACCAAAAAGCCATGCAGCTGGTGCATTAAATACTCGTTCTGCAAGCAGTCCGGTGCCAGGTTCCTCACAGTTCACGCATCAGAAATCCTCACTGGAACACATGTCCAGTGTGCAATATCCTCCTATACTAGTCACCAATAGCCATGGCACCTCAGTTAGTTACACTGACCAGTATCCCAAATACGAATCGTTAGGGGACCATGGCTATTATTCCTTACTCAGTGATTTCTCCAACTTGAGCGTAAGTAGTATGCATAACACAGATTATTACGGGGCTGATACGGACCAGGGGATGTATTCTAGAAACTCAAGCCCCTGTCCTGACAATTGCTTAAGCCATACAAGTAATGATTCTTATTCCTCTTACAATGACTTGTATCTGGGTGTAGCAGATGCCAGTCCAGAAGACAATGTGAAGATCCATAGACTGCCATCGCAAAATCGTCTTCAGCCTTTTTCCCATGGTTACCATGAAGCCTTAAATAGAGTTCAGAGTTACGGAACTGAAGAGCCTAAGCAATCCCTTCGCAAACAGTCAGTTTCCCACTTAGGCCTGCATGCCCAGCATCCAGTTGTTGGAGCACGGTCCAGTTGTCCAGGAGAATACCCTGTGCCTCAAAATATTCATCCATCAACTGCACAACCAAGCCGTGCCTTGGTCATGACAAGAATGGACAGTATTTCTGACTCACGGCTTTATGAAAGTAATCCTGCACGGCAGAGAAGACCACCTCTCTGTCGAGAACAGCATGCTAGCTGGGATCCGTTACCATGTGCATCAGACTCTTACACTTACCACTCGTATCCATTGAGTAACAACCTCATGCAGCCGTGTTATGAACCTGTAATGGTAAGAAGCATGCCTGAGAAGATGGAGCAACTCTGGAGGAATCCATGGATTGGGATATGTGGTGAGCCACGGGAACCACATATCATTCCAGAACACCAGTATCAAACATACAAGAACCTCTGCAATATATTTCCACCAAGCATTGTCCTTTCTGTGATGGAAAAGAATCCCCACATGACAGATGCACAACAGCTGGCAGCTATGATTGTTGCCAAATTAAGAACAGGGCGTTAA